aaaagggagaggaggccttagcccagcagtgggacattaacaggctgttactgaagtaGCTTACAGttgttttctataatatattagtatgtttatgtttatattgttaataaagtttatctactctattctataaataaaataatacataatatgccACATTATTGATAGAATATGTCACGCATAATTCCTTACTCTATAATTAATGGGCCACTGCCAGGGTTGAGAGGTGACTTCCCCTTCCTTAGGTTTAAGGCCAGCATTTCCCTGCAACATCACTGCATGAGACTCGAACAAGCGTTCCAAGAAACCCGATGCATAAACTTCGAAGCTCATTTTTGGCactgtaataaattaagttataaataatatatatatatattatatatggaaTTATTAAAACCAGACCATAAATggcacattattttaaattggggAAGACATTTCGTCGTcatgaacattatttttaacagatTCCAAAAAAAGAAGGCCTTTTCCGTGTTccatttcaatttgaaaaaatacgacCCCTAAGggtgaaaaaataattagtaagtattcgaattttatttgaagtcggATTTGTTTTTCAGCAACATCAAGAGTtagaatattgttaattaatgtgatattaaatttaaaaatagatataaatttaaacaaggATATCCTGTTTActgttatttgaatattttctttatctatATCTGCGGCTTGTGGGTAAGTTGCCTCAAGGTTTTAACAGACGCAAGGatgttcattaaaatttaattaataataataatatcctgggacatttttcacacacggccatctgaccccaaattaagcttgtacaaagcttgtgctatggaaaccagacaactgatttaatacatatactatttttcttatataaatacatacttatatagataattacacccagattaaggacaaacagacatgttcatgcacacaaatatctgtcctggatgggaattgaacccacaaccatcgaagtgaaaggcaagtatctaccaaccacgccaacctgctcgtatatattatagttgATCTTAATACCACATATTAATTTATgctgtatataaaacaatactaacACTGATCGAATATATTGTCCTCGACGTTCCAAAGAGCGTTTTTATCTCGTAAATTAGGATTACACGCGACCTCTTGCTGTTCGAAGCCCCACTTCGGTAGTTGTTTCCCGGTCGTCGTTAAAGCGCACGCCtgcaaatttcaatgaaatttaagttattcgataaataaatttatttaagtgtcgtaaatttatttaaggttggtggcgcattggctatttaagcgatggttgacatttcttacaatgccaatgtctaaaagagcgttggtgaccacttaccatcagttggcccatatgctcgtccaccgtCCACTTCAGTGCCAGCCACGACACTTCAGTGCCAGTCGCTGTACAGACAACACGTCTAGAAACTGTCTTACGACtcgttattataattgtgttaaaaGTTATTAGTAAATCGTTTGAGTAATGCTGAATTTGTTATCTGTTACCCGTACCCTCATATCGCCCACACGTAATGTCTGATGGTGAGGACATCCGCTCACATCGATCACCTGATACgcctacatatttaatatttgagtgCACTTTAAGCTcgataatgtttaaatataattaatacacatCGATAATGGTTAAAGTCTATATTAAAATGGTACTTACCTGCAAGTAGTGCACAAACATAATCTTGCTGCGAACGGTTTGAATTTCGTCCCCATCTTTGCCACCGGATATGATGACCTTCCACACATCGTTGGCATCGCCGACGCCGTCCtggaataattattttgttagtttTGCCGATCGATCTTCGGCTTTGATTGAAAATTACTcctccttcaaaccggaacacaacaataccaagtactgctgttttgcggcagaatatctgatgagtgggtgggatctacccagacgagcttgcacaaagccctaccaccagtaaaattcgtTTACAACACATTAGGGTTGATATACTAATATTTGCTCTGAACGTTGGCAAAGTAACCGATCAGAATcagaagaaaatataataaataaataatattgatagcaAACTTTCGCACCAGCCGGACTTCCAGCGAAGCCGTACCAGACGAAAGGTTtaagctttattattaaaaacatacaataataaaaacgtgATATAAATAAGTGTATCGACGGCCGGGGCGCTCACCTCCCCGTAGCCGGTGACCTGCAGCAGCTTGTGCGACAGCGGCGCGCGCTCGCGGTGCGAGTGCAGGTTGCGCGCGCTGGGCGCGTGCGTGAGGCGCAGCAGGTCGCCGCTGCGCACGCGCACCGCGcccgcccgcgccgcgccgTCCCACGCCCGCACCTGCCAGCGGTTGTTGTCGTCCTTGTGCGTGTACGTCGTTATCTGCGGGCGGACACGtccagtttatttttttaaattaaaataataaaattaacacagAGGATTAACTTTGAAAGTCTGTCGTGAGGGTACCGACTACCGGTTACAATTTCGCAGGTTTAAACGGTTGCTCGGACGATATCCTATCCCCATACATGTCCCCCGGTAGAGATACTTTACCTGTTGCTGTCTCGCGCCTACGCCGGCTGGGTACAGATGATGGTGGGAGTGTAGATACCCCCCACCTGTTCGGTGGTTCTTTAAAGTGATGATGGCCCCATAAGCGAGAACTCGAGGTGCGCTAGCGTTGTGAAGGCTATTACCTTCCAAACGCGCTTGGAAACCAGATGAGTAGAAACCATCCCCGTTCCcactagaataataaaaaagatacataatataccggacattttaatataaattatactcgATATTTTATGGTTGTATTGTATCCATGCCTCGgtggattatttttttcttatactacatattatacatataaaggtACAGCCGTGCGGTAAAATGACttgcaaaattaaatatctcGAAAACTATTCAAACGTGTCAAACAACATTTGGAAACTTATCTTTCAAAACTAAGCTTTGTACCCAATTTCAGCTTGAAATTCGGTTATCACTTTTCGGAAGGACATCGTGTATTTTAAACCACCTTCCTTAACGTCAGCATTGTTGACGTAATTCAAGTCTGTGTTACAAAGACAAtcattaactatattttaatttaataaaaatctaaaaaactTCTGTCACGGAAGATGACACGGATATTTATTTGAACATAAAAAGTTAACATTAACGAATGTGATTGTTAACAGCTCCATGAATAAAAAGCAtgtttctgaatcgcgctaacTCTTCAAATATAGAATTGGCATTTATGGAGCGTTTTGTTTTATTGCAATTACACCACTATGTAGTAACAAATGTAAACCGGAAAAACGTaagtggattttttttatatcgtgtAACACTTACCTTTTACTGAGTACCGTTAGATGAATccagaaaaagaaaacataCAGTATAATTGGCCATAATATAAGAGTAATGCTTCTGCCAATGAGATGCTTTATCGTCAAACTCTGAAACAGgacattaactaaaataaatatgtttttttgggATATTGATTTCaacaagatttaaatttattaactgttaatttttttttttatagaaaataaaacattgtccAAGGAAAGATTTAATGACTGCGGAGTCGGAAACTCGTCAATATAAGATTATCtttatcacttattctaccaATGTTAATAAACAGACATTTAGACTGTGTTTTGTGAAttacaagtattatttatttaattacttttcgtacactaataactattatatacaatattttaggtAGAATCAACTCACCACAGGCTTCGTTAAGTCACCCAGCACATTCCACAAATCAGCAATAGTTCGAAGACCAACGAAGAGAACAACAAACAGACCGACAAATTTAACAGACATTGTACAAGCAAGTGAAGCGCCCAAGTATAACTGCCAACATAACATTCTTGTGCAAAATGGCTCTAGACCAGAATCAGTGAGCGATCGAACCTGTAGAGAAGGcagtataattaattagtttacccaaaataaattaatacacatCAGAAATGGAAacaaaattatctaaaaatcattatcttaattttaaaaattgttttttttttagtatgtttaaaattaaattaataagcttaCCTTAAACACACCATACATTGAACagctcataaaaaataaaagaattgggTCAAGCAAAATGTATCTGTTAAGAGTCAAAAAGCCGACatctaaaaaaatagtaaaagtttattaattcaaaaagaATAGCAAACtagaaaaaacaatttcaaagaatattatgtttaataaatatctttattaaacaTTGTAATTTAGCATCATTTAAAATGCTGAGTGTGTGTTCTTGTGTTTGTGTGCAATGTGTGATCTCTAGGACTGTTAGCCAAAAAcatctaaaatatattcaggAACCAGACATCTAGTGCTGTAATTATCACAGATGGTAGTTGTAATAATTTCGaacgcttaaataaataatttgctcTTAGTTCATGCAGAATCTCTATAGATAAGTGGCACATTGTGCTCATGCACGATTCTTAAAAACAATCATGGGTCAAATATATgtgatcaattaaaataaaataatgcttgTATTTTCATTCATATTAATAGATGCTGAAATATTTGCTTGATCATGCagtgtgcatgaacatttatttttatttaagaaaaaattcatgttaagaaaaaattacatcCTCAGTCATAGAAAATTAGGCCCAACTTCTTATCCATGTTATATTATGtgcagtaaatatttaataataaattacatttattactatttacaacAACTATTAACAACAACATGTTCCCTTTAACACAAAGTATAACataaattgtaatcacaaattaagtggGGCTTGCCTGGGTTTAAACCCACAACCTTAGGTTAAGATTCAAATGTTCTGAAAACTATGCCATCTCAACTCATATATAATGTAGCATTCAAATATTTAAGGGCATAATGCTTACCACATAGTAAAAGTAATGTTCCAATGAAAGTGGAGTCAATTGATTTAGTCATCTCCCACATTGTTAAAAATGTGAGTGGAATTATTAGAGCTCCTAATGTAGTGCAAAActgtaataaaagtttttattaaaccttataataaattttaattagttaaatgaCCTTAAAGAAGAtacttttataagtataaattttaactcATTATTAAAACTGAGTGACGCTTGGTTGCTaagatacttttatatttaagcacaTTATTTACAGTAAAAGTAAAATCCCACTGCTgaggtaaaaaaaaatgaggagctcatttttgatgaaaaaaaaaaccattttgtaTGTTAATTTGAACTCCAATGTACACGGCGGTTCCTGGGTGTGCTGACGCCACTATCAATGGGATTGACGAATTTAACTGGGCCACTggaggctgttactttaattatatctcTTGCTTTGTACGAACTATATAGTTTCAAGTTTTGGACATTATTTACATGgagtaaatttttgtttttttaaaatcaatagaatgaacttataaattttttttcaacattatcccaaagtaattacaatatacataatacaaacttgccataaaaatatacttgtatatCTATGTCTGTGTAACATttagttatttcaataaataaatttcattaaatcttCTACATCATTTAAACTAAGTCAGTGGTATTTTACAATCttagaaattaatgaaatatatttttgcataaacaagttaagaaaatatgttattataatatatatactttttcttttcTAATAAACTTAGGAAAtggtcaataatttttttttcgttagtCTTGATCAGTTTATTTATATCTGGATCTAATTAATGTACAAttggattattattttaacttacaatTCTCATGCCTTCATATCTAGCCCCATCATATTTGTCACCGGGTTTTTCAAAAGGAAATGTTCCATCATATCCAGTCAACTTTCCAGACAAAGCTATGAGCATCTAAAATTTAATCACTCTAATGTTAATTgcacacaaattaaacaaaatactgGAATTTAATGAAAGGAAaatctatttacatattatcgactatttataatattgccaTTGTTgacagtatataaaatatttttctgtcgaaaattgtCAGTAGCCGCCCAGAATATGGAAGtaagaagtgtgtacactcccatggcTTGGAaagcatatttataattaaattttaaacaatatatataagctGAATAATAGTACCTTTCCAAGCGGAGGATGGACATCAAAGAAGAGTGTTCGATTTATATACCAACTTGCCATTTTGCCAAAATGTGTTTCATCCCAACTGTAACAATAGTATTTTGACtcatttctaatatttaatcttttacagattagtatttaaaaaacgcaattacataataatactctgtattaataatataagaaatatatttgttaaatgcaAAACTCACCAAACATGATCAGGTTCTAAAACTTTGTAAAATCGAGTTAAGAATGTTCCTCCGCAGAGAATGCCGAATGTTATCCACCATCTTAgaaaacaatagaaataaagtttaatatttatacatttttttcatgaaTTAAAGTTTTTTGTACTTTAAACTTCAGTACAAatgacatacattttattattcgaCGAAGGTGCTGaccgttttttatttaactcagTCATAGTGTATATTTACATTAGTATAACGTATgctatagatataaaaaatattgtatacatatcaatataaattaaaaatcaggGGTGAAAGCTACAGTACTACGAAGCTATAGGTaacggtatttatttattatatgtcaaTTCCAACAGCTTGTCAAATGTCAGTATTGTCAGTGTCTTTTAATGGTGAATCGTCAAAAATGTGAATTGTCAAGAATTTGTCAAGTTCTGAAATATGGAGTGTAGGTAGGGGTTTGAAGTATCTTTGTATATCAAAAGTGTCCATCAAATTGTATGCTATTTAGATGGCGCTACTGGTGTTGAAATTTGAAGGAGCCGATTGTtgttaagattatattaaaaaaatgacacagttaatattttcattaaaaatgttgtctcgaattttatttcatatttttttcagttataCTGGTCTAACCTTTAAACCAGACTAcacccttttttttatagaataggaaggcggacgagcatatgggccacctgatggtaagtggtcaccaacgctcttagacattggcattgtaagaaatgttaaccatcgcttacatatccaatgcgccaccaaccttgggaactaagattttatgtcccttgtgcctataattacactggctcactcacccttcaaaccggaacacaacaatatcaagtattgctgttttgcggtagaatatctgatgagtgggtggtacctacccagacgagcttgcacaaagcactaccaccagtaaatatatgtcTTTAACCCTTACATATatgtcttttattaaataataatgttgtttaaactgttttaaataatgaatacattTGCGGTTTATCTAATGACATAAATTTTTTTACGTAATTGATATAAGcctttaaattaatgtttaaattaattaaacattaattaataaaggttaaaaagtaaaataagaattatatcccatgcattttttattaataaagtattataaagatattataagtcAAAGTTTTATGTCAATGTCAAtacaaaattcatattattttgttaatgtcTTGTTAGGTGATTGTTATGATCAGTGATCACTGCGGTTTTGTTGAATCATtcactattttaaataagtcgTAGTGACATAGTCTTTTCTTCATTCCGTTTTTGTGTGTTCAGCTATGATATCGCCTGAATAATACGTCATGCGGTGGTTAAAATTTGCGTTTACGATAAAtgtgtattttctattatctgTTTGTTTAGCCGAATTAGACCTCGAAAGAAaggataaatttttaaatggttttGTGGATTACCTAAATAACTTACCAAACCAGCCGTACACTTACGAAGATGGTGCTATTATTAATGCGCAAAAAACGGTAAGTGCAACAACAATAGAATACGTTTTTTTGCTTAAGGTTATCGTAAGGGAGACCCCTGTTTTTATTATCGTATGGTCATTGGttacttataattatgaatataaaattttattttatatgatatcaaaatgttaatgttttacAACATTATCAGGCAAATAACTTCTTGTAACCTTGAagcacttaatataaaaaaaataccttaaaactgattttaaaaaattgtaagacAAGAAAAATTGTTACAACTTGTAACAAACTATGTAAtaaactatatactatatatatatctataaacattaaaattattttgttctaGAATGATGATAGTGaaagttattatattgaaatcaaaTTGAAAGCCACAGATAATCATGACTTTGATTCTTCAAGATACTTAAAATGTTCTGCAACTATACAAGACTTGAACGAAATTGGTATAAGTGTACAGAATAATGAATATCACTGTGAAAACCTTGATCAGATAACAGAGCAAAAGTCCACTGAAGATGATCAGCAGGAAATTGATCAAACTACACAAATAGAACTTCCCACTGCCCATGAACCTGTGCATCTGGATAATGAAGTCCAATCGAATATTGgggtaaaatatttcaaattaattattaaattgacaaaaatatCCTTTTGTATTGTTATCAAGTCAAAATTGCTACAAATGCTgccataaaatgtttatattattgaattcgAAATAccttgatataaatttatataaatttaaaaattaataaaatctcaTTGCCATTATCTTTTTTTACTATCAGATTACATCTGGTGAGCAGTTTGTAGCAATACCTAGAAAACAGTTTGGTGGTTCCTGTATAGGATGCTCAAGTCATGTGAACATTGAAGCACCTGGAGTCAATGACCTTGCTGCTCTCGCTATCAAGCAATTAGATAAACATGAGCCTAGTGTCAAGCACTCACTTGACTCTGTGCTCGATGTGGAAAGACAAGTGCAAGTAAGTTAGttagtagatatatatttataatatatgttctaCAGCAATCaacttactatatttattaataattatattttattacaggtTGTCAATGGTGTCCGATATATCTTAACACTTCAAGTTAGTTTCAATAAATGCTCACCACCAAAAAATGAATGTGTCGAAATTAAACCATGTAAGGTAAcagtaaaagaaaaaagttgGATAAGAATGCGTGATGGTTCTAAGTATAGAACTGTTTTATCGAATAACTGTACAGAGGAATGGCTGTTTGGAGATGAGGGAGAATATATACCAAACAATGATgacaataatagaaataatgatattaatctacctgtaaataaaaatgaaagtgaTGATGGTACCCCAAAACctaataataatgacaatattgCAAATACAGGATCCGTGGAT
The Nymphalis io chromosome 19, ilAglIoxx1.1, whole genome shotgun sequence DNA segment above includes these coding regions:
- the LOC126776095 gene encoding protein O-mannosyl-transferase 2 isoform X1 codes for the protein MTELNKKRSAPSSNNKIWWITFGILCGGTFLTRFYKVLEPDHVCWDETHFGKMASWYINRTLFFDVHPPLGKMLIALSGKLTGYDGTFPFEKPGDKYDGARYEGMRIFCTTLGALIIPLTFLTMWEMTKSIDSTFIGTLLLLCDVGFLTLNRYILLDPILLFFMSCSMYGVFKVRSLTDSGLEPFCTRMLCWQLYLGASLACTMSVKFVGLFVVLFVGLRTIADLWNVLGDLTKPVSLTIKHLIGRSITLILWPIILYVFFFWIHLTVLSKSGNGDGFYSSGFQARLEGNSLHNASAPRVLAYGAIITLKNHRTGGGYLHSHHHLYPAGVGARQQQITTYTHKDDNNRWQVRAWDGAARAGAVRVRSGDLLRLTHAPSARNLHSHRERAPLSHKLLQVTGYGEDGVGDANDVWKVIISGGKDGDEIQTVRSKIMFVHYLQACALTTTGKQLPKWGFEQQEVACNPNLRDKNALWNVEDNIFDQLPKMSFEVYASGFLERLFESHAVMLQGNAGLKPKEGEVTSQPWQWPINYRGQFFSGSAHRIYLLGNPVVWWTNLAFLVIFFIVFIYNSVREKRAKAFGKTIQESGDGALLNAAGWSFTGWALHYVPFWAMGRVLYFHHYFPALVFSSMLTGILTVYLLRSIRSYLSQELGRTVYQCAMGLVISTTIYSFYLFSPLAYGMNGPLSNEPNSTMTGLKWLESWEF
- the LOC126776095 gene encoding protein O-mannosyl-transferase 2 isoform X2; translation: MLIALSGKLTGYDGTFPFEKPGDKYDGARYEGMRIFCTTLGALIIPLTFLTMWEMTKSIDSTFIGTLLLLCDVGFLTLNRYILLDPILLFFMSCSMYGVFKVRSLTDSGLEPFCTRMLCWQLYLGASLACTMSVKFVGLFVVLFVGLRTIADLWNVLGDLTKPVSLTIKHLIGRSITLILWPIILYVFFFWIHLTVLSKSGNGDGFYSSGFQARLEGNSLHNASAPRVLAYGAIITLKNHRTGGGYLHSHHHLYPAGVGARQQQITTYTHKDDNNRWQVRAWDGAARAGAVRVRSGDLLRLTHAPSARNLHSHRERAPLSHKLLQVTGYGEDGVGDANDVWKVIISGGKDGDEIQTVRSKIMFVHYLQACALTTTGKQLPKWGFEQQEVACNPNLRDKNALWNVEDNIFDQLPKMSFEVYASGFLERLFESHAVMLQGNAGLKPKEGEVTSQPWQWPINYRGQFFSGSAHRIYLLGNPVVWWTNLAFLVIFFIVFIYNSVREKRAKAFGKTIQESGDGALLNAAGWSFTGWALHYVPFWAMGRVLYFHHYFPALVFSSMLTGILTVYLLRSIRSYLSQELGRTVYQCAMGLVISTTIYSFYLFSPLAYGMNGPLSNEPNSTMTGLKWLESWEF